The genome window CTGCTGACCAAAGGCTTCAAAATGGCAGATCGCATGAAAGGTTTGAATATGGAGCACACAAAGAGTTCCCTGAAGAAACTGGCCCAATGGCATGCTGCTTCCATTAAGTACAAGGAGCTAAATGGTGCATACCCTCCGTTATATAACGATGGAATCTATATTGAACAGACTAGAGATGTATTTCATAACATGTTTGCCTCGGCCAAAGAAGCTTATATTCGGATATTCGAAACTTTTGAAGGCGCTGATGAATATTTGCCCAAACTGGTAGATAATTTCACTGTAGTACTATATGTTTCAATTACTAACCAAGTTCTATTTGTTTATTGAAGGAGTGGATTATAGATAACCATGTGGACCAGGTCATGGAAGATGCCAAGATCAATGAGCAAGCGTTTAATGTGCTTAACCATGGTGATGCCTGGATAAACAACATCATGTTCCAATACGACACGGAGGGTCGTCTCAAGGAAACCTATTTGCTGGATCATCAGAATGCGAAGTACGGCAATCCAGCGCAGGATCTTTACTACTTCCTAATCAGTTCTGCGGAGCTGGACATCAAGGTCGATGAGTTTGACAATCTGATCCGATTTTACCACGAAAACTTGGTAGAGCACACGAAATTGTTGAAATACAACGGATTCGTGCCCTCACTAAGTGAACTGCACACCATATTGATAGAGCATCCGGCATTCGGTACGTGATATTAGGTTACATTATAAGTATTTCACTCACGACTATTTTAATTTACAGCTGTCGGCACAGTCATCAGTACTCTTACTGTTTGCCTAACCGATGAAGGATTCAATCCGGAATTATTCTTTGTCGAGACCCCGGAATCCGAAGCCTTTAGAACCAAACTTCTTGGCAACGAGCGTTACAAAGCCCATGTGGAAAAGATTATGCCTTGGCTCAACAGGAGGGGTCTCCTCGATCCTTGAAAGAGTTAGCAAAATTGTGTTATTATATGTGTTATATATGTGGAAAAGTTGAAAATACACTGTATACActgttatttatatatacaaatatctATTCTGCCTACGCATTTCCTATGGGTTTGGATTAGACAAAAAGATACACTTCAGACTGGTGGTAACACTCAATCCTTCTAATCAAGAAGACAGTAACTGATAAAGAACACCAGTTGCTAGTTAAACCTAATCAACCCAATCATTCTTATCGAATTGATAGACTTAAGTTCACGGCTATCGCTCTTAACGATTAGTTATAAAAACGAGTAAACTTCTAAAAACTGATGAAATAACAAACGTTTGTTTAATACCAATTTGCTATCGAATCTAACCAGTGATTAGAAATGCATAACTTGGAAGCCCAGTCGTGTGCCGCAAACCAGTTCAGCGTCGATCGCCAAGCGGAACGGACGCAAATCCCCAGAGGAGACTACTATTTCGTTATATTCAAGCAGCTAGAACGATAAGATGGGATTGAGAAATTCCAAGGAAAAGCAGAGCCATGAAGTGAAAACTTCGGAGCGAGCACAAAAAGCCCAGGTGAACCCTGAACCCCAAGCTCCGCCCAAAAAATCTGAACCAGAGGTGGATCACAGTGATTTGGTGCCCAAGTGGCTGAATCAAACGCTATTTGAGGAATTACTCGCCGCTAATGTGGATCAGTTCTCCCAGATAGTGGGCTTCCGGGTGAAGTCCGCCATGGCACCGGGAGAAAACTATGCCACACTTATGCTGAGAATCGGCATAGATGTGGAACTCACTGGTGAGTTAGCTGCGCACTACTATTTATAGCACCAATTTGGGACAATCTCGTAAAGCCCGAAATAAAGTAGGTGGGTGGGTGTTTGCCTTCGTGTAGGTCGACGATAAGTTATCAGGTGTAGTACCTGTACTCTTATCATTATGGTCAGTTGACAATAAATGTTTAGCGATTGATTTGCTTTTCACAATGACAATGCTGATATTTAGCTTACTGACCGACTCAATAGCCCTTTTATTATGCCAGAAATGTGTGGAATTTTAAGTACGTGATTTAactatattattaatttttagaCAAGAGCACTAAGCTGGTTTCCTTCATGATGAAAGTGCCACACGATACTCCACAAATGGAACAAATGATGAGCGTTGCCAACTTCTTTATCAGCGAGAACGCAGCCTACACGGAGATTCTCCCGAAAATGGAGGAGCTCTATAAGGCCAAGGGCCTGGACATCAAATTCGCTCCGGAAGCATTCAAACTGAATGCCACCAAGGAGCCCAAGGTGGCTAACACGGTGCTGATGCACGATCTCGGTCAGAATGGTTTCAAAAACATAAACCGATTGGAGTGCCTGAACCTGGAGCAAGCCAAGTTCGCATTGACCAGACTAGCACAGTTCCATGCAGCGGGAGCGACGATGGTCCAGGTGCATGGACCCTATCCCGATATATTCGTAAACGGCGTGATGGGAAGCAACAAGGAAGCTATCATGGCATTTATGGAGGGCATGTTGGGATCCTTTAGAACGTCGTTTATGGCCAATCTGGATAAGTTCAAGAACGGAGAAGAGTATCGGGAGAAGCTTGTAAGTggttataaatataaatagtcCTCTCTAGTTATTAGTATTCTTACCAACATTATTAGGAAAAAGCACTGACTGGCCTCACTATGGAGTTCATGAAACTTGGTATCGTCGACCCCAACGAGTTCAATGCTCTAAACCATGGTGATTGCTGGATGAATAATCTTCTGTTCAAGATGAACTCCAGCGGGGATTTGGAGGATATGATCTTTGTCGATTTTCAGAATCCCAAATACGGCACTCCCGCCATGGATCTGCTCTACTTCATCATGTCCTCGGTTCAAATTGAGTACAAGCTGAGCCACTTTGACTTCTTCATCAGGCATTACCACGAAGCACTGGTCAAGCACTTGGGCATTTTGGGATTCACTGGACGAAAGCCATCGCTGAGGGAATTGCACCGAACGCTCATCAAGTACGGCGGATGGGTGCTATTCCCAACCATCTCCGTGCTCCCAGTGGTTCTCTTGGACCCCACTCAGTCGGCCACATTCGACAACTTTATGTCGGACACTGCGGATGGGGTTAGTTTCAGGGATAGTTTGTATGCCAACAAACGTTATCAGGGATACATCGAACGCATTCTGCCTTGGTTGGATAATAGAGGCTACTTGGAGGTCAGGTAAATATTTCCTAAATTACATTTTAGCAAATGGATGAATAATATCACATATAATATCTAGCACTGACCCCCTGCCATTCGAACTGCAGGCTGCCTTGAAGCcgcagcagccacagcagccacagcagccACAGCCGGAGAATACGGATCAGATCCCGGACTGGCTAAGTGTTGACGATTTCAAGGACATCATTTTATCCACAGAACCAAACTTCGAGAAGATCTTAAGCAGTACTTCGAAGTTGGCGACGAAACCTGGCGACAACTTTGCTTCCAAGCTGCTGAAGGTGGAAATCGAGGCGCAGTTAAAAGGTAAAGTACTTTAAATcctgaaatatttaatattaaaaccAATCATTACCCATACAGACAATAGCGTGAAGACCTTCTCGTACATCCTGAAAGTTCACAGCGACAATGACGCGATCAACTTCTCCGACTTTAACCTGTTTCCAAAAGAGATCGAGGTTTACAGCACATATGTGCCCGCCTTCGAGCGTTTCTATAAGGATGCTGGCCTAGCAGTCACCTTTAGTCCAAAGTCCTTCCGACTCAGCAAGGACGTCAGCAAGGAGTACCTGCTATTGGAGAACCTGCAGCCGAGTGGCTTCAAAATGGTCGATCGCATGATTGGAATGGACTTGGAGCATACCAAGTGCACGCTGAAAAAGTTGGCCCAGTGGCATGCAGCCTCTCTGAAGTACAAGGAACTAAATGGACCCTATCCGCCCAAATACAACAATGGCATTTTCACGGAGCAAACGGCACCTATATTTAAGAGTATGTTTGTTAACACTAAGAAATCCTTTATAGAAGAAGTGGGCAAGTTTGACGGCGTGGATGAGTACCTGCACAAAATGGTAAGTCACTTTACTTAGTTCTTTGTAGCTAACTTAACAAAACCATATTTTGCAGGCAGAGATCTTGGATACGTATGTTGACAGAACACTTGAAGATGCCAAAATTAATGAACAAGAGTTTAATGTGCTCAATCATGGTGATGCGTGGATAAACAACATCATGTTCCAATACGACTCAAATGGTCGCGTCAAGGAAACCTTCCTGCTGGATCACCAAGTCACCAAGTACGGAAATCCTGCCCAGGATCTGTATTACTTCATAATGAGCTCCACTCAACTGGACATCAAAGTCGATCAGTTTGATTACCTCATCCGATGGTATCATCAAAACTTGCAGGAGCACGCTAAGCTGTTGAACTACAACGGATATATTCCCTCGCTAAAGGAGCTGCACGTCATTCTGATACAGCACCCCATTTTTGGTAATTTATAAAAGGATTTGAGATTTTTAAATTCCTCTGACTGATTTATGTTTCTCTTTAAGCTGCTGGAACTGTGCTCACCACCTTGTCGATGTGCCTTAACAAGACAACTGATGACTTTACCACTGATAGCTTTTTGGGAAATGACGAGAATGGCAAATCACTGAGGGCATTATTGTTTAGCAACGAACGTTACAGGGCCAATATAGAGCGTGTCATGCCTTGGATAAATAGGCGAGGACTGCTTGATAATTTTTCCAACGGAATTTCCCAATAAATACTTTGCTTCAGACAAATTTCAGGTTATTTACTATTTAACAAACGACTAAATAAATGTGTGATCACAATTCTAACTTGCTCAAGAGAGCTTACATTTGTATTCCCTACTTTTCTTACTTGAGAGCAAATTTCACGGCCACTACAATACTTGACACAAAGATTAGTGCGAGGGCCAGCTTCCTAAGATTGGCACGATTCACACCTTTGATGGTCCGCACTACTTCTATATTTAAGCGAAATACGTTACGACTCTCCTCAATAAAAGCAGCTCGCAAATCATCGTCAAAAGCTCCGTAGTGATTGTTGAAAACGCGCCTTAGTTTAGCCTTCAAGACGGAGATCTGAAAGTGGATATAAAGACAATGGATTTAAGGAACAATGTAAAAAGCGACGCACCTTCTCAGGAAAATATGTGGCCTCACATCCCGGCGGACAAATGGTAACCTGGGCAGGCATGGGCCTGGCCTCCAAGTCGTCTTTGTCTACAGAGCCATCGGCAGCTCTGGCGGTGGCCAACTCTGCCTCTTTGTCGGcctgcttctgctgctcctcGTCATCGTTCTTTGAAAAGATCCACATCTTACGAGCGATCATACGCTTCTTCTGCAACATTTGTCCGCCGGACATCAGAGCCATGTACATCTGATAGGAGTAGGCAAACAGCAAGAGTTCATTCTGTGCGGCAATCTTCTCCAGGTGCTCGAGATATTTCTGAACCGCCGGGCGAATTTCGTAGTCCTTCCTCCAATCGGAACCGTAGAAATAGGCGAAATCCCTTTCGAATGCCGCTGTTCTGTGGAATTCTTTGGGCAACAGGCGCTCCGGCAGATGGGTCTCAAAGAATTTGTACAGTTCGTAAAAGGCCAGGAGTCCATCGTACCAGACTTCGTCATCTGAAAGGGCTGCGGAAGAAGAGGAATATCTAATAACTTATACTAATATCCAGTAATCAATCAACGAACCAAGT of Drosophila mauritiana strain mau12 chromosome 3R, ASM438214v1, whole genome shotgun sequence contains these proteins:
- the LOC117144141 gene encoding uncharacterized protein LOC117144141, with the protein product MGLRNSKEKQSHEVKTSERAQKAQVNPEPQAPPKKSEPEVDHSDLVPKWLNQTLFEELLAANVDQFSQIVGFRVKSAMAPGENYATLMLRIGIDVELTDKSTKLVSFMMKVPHDTPQMEQMMSVANFFISENAAYTEILPKMEELYKAKGLDIKFAPEAFKLNATKEPKVANTVLMHDLGQNGFKNINRLECLNLEQAKFALTRLAQFHAAGATMVQVHGPYPDIFVNGVMGSNKEAIMAFMEGMLGSFRTSFMANLDKFKNGEEYREKLEKALTGLTMEFMKLGIVDPNEFNALNHGDCWMNNLLFKMNSSGDLEDMIFVDFQNPKYGTPAMDLLYFIMSSVQIEYKLSHFDFFIRHYHEALVKHLGILGFTGRKPSLRELHRTLIKYGGWVLFPTISVLPVVLLDPTQSATFDNFMSDTADGVSFRDSLYANKRYQGYIERILPWLDNRGYLEVSTDPLPFELQAALKPQQPQQPQQPQPENTDQIPDWLSVDDFKDIILSTEPNFEKILSSTSKLATKPGDNFASKLLKVEIEAQLKDNSVKTFSYILKVHSDNDAINFSDFNLFPKEIEVYSTYVPAFERFYKDAGLAVTFSPKSFRLSKDVSKEYLLLENLQPSGFKMVDRMIGMDLEHTKCTLKKLAQWHAASLKYKELNGPYPPKYNNGIFTEQTAPIFKSMFVNTKKSFIEEVGKFDGVDEYLHKMAEILDTYVDRTLEDAKINEQEFNVLNHGDAWINNIMFQYDSNGRVKETFLLDHQVTKYGNPAQDLYYFIMSSTQLDIKVDQFDYLIRWYHQNLQEHAKLLNYNGYIPSLKELHVILIQHPIFAAGTVLTTLSMCLNKTTDDFTTDSFLGNDENGKSLRALLFSNERYRANIERVMPWINRRGLLDNFSNGISQ
- the LOC117144142 gene encoding heme oxygenase 2 produces the protein MSASEETIADSQVPENVEDVEFVDMAFTKELRKATKDVHNLTDVLVNAKFALALSDDEVWYDGLLAFYELYKFFETHLPERLLPKEFHRTAAFERDFAYFYGSDWRKDYEIRPAVQKYLEHLEKIAAQNELLLFAYSYQMYMALMSGGQMLQKKRMIARKMWIFSKNDDEEQQKQADKEAELATARAADGSVDKDDLEARPMPAQVTICPPGCEATYFPEKISVLKAKLRRVFNNHYGAFDDDLRAAFIEESRNVFRLNIEVVRTIKGVNRANLRKLALALIFVSSIVVAVKFALK